A window from Drosophila nasuta strain 15112-1781.00 chromosome 3, ASM2355853v1, whole genome shotgun sequence encodes these proteins:
- the LOC132791180 gene encoding uncharacterized protein LOC132791180 isoform X2 produces MSNSGMPRAASNDDNAMELQQLILRSYKSMNGLVNFYNGQLHDELDDLMLSIQQEDQRQTRCTSDHSSQLTEALDLKWY; encoded by the exons ATGTCCAACTCTGGCATGCCTAGAGCAGCCTCAAATGATGATAACGCCATGGAGCTGCAACAGCTGATATTGCGTAGCTATAAATCGATGAACGGATTGGTCAACTTTTACAACGGACAATTGCACGATGAATTGGATGATCTGATGTTATCCATACAACAGGAGGATCAACGTCAAACCCGCTGCACCAGCGATCACAGTTCGCAGTTAACGGAAGCACTGGATTTAAAATG GTATTAA
- the LOC132791180 gene encoding uncharacterized protein LOC132791180 isoform X1: MSNSGMPRAASNDDNAMELQQLILRSYKSMNGLVNFYNGQLHDELDDLMLSIQQEDQRQTRCTSDHSSQLTEALDLKCLAGINKLSQYLMMRPSCSSLDLSDGPKFREL; the protein is encoded by the exons ATGTCCAACTCTGGCATGCCTAGAGCAGCCTCAAATGATGATAACGCCATGGAGCTGCAACAGCTGATATTGCGTAGCTATAAATCGATGAACGGATTGGTCAACTTTTACAACGGACAATTGCACGATGAATTGGATGATCTGATGTTATCCATACAACAGGAGGATCAACGTCAAACCCGCTGCACCAGCGATCACAGTTCGCAGTTAACGGAAGCACTGGATTTAAAATG TCTGGCAGGTATTAATAAGCTCAGCCAGTACCTCATGATGCGACCCAGTTGCAGCAGTTTGGATTTAAGTGACGGCCCAAAATTCAGGGAGCTTTAA
- the LOC132789232 gene encoding axoneme-associated protein mst101(2), with amino-acid sequence MQKETDAKELKAHELKCMEQHKNAWAKEMECLNKKDKKLMESMMECLSNGMRIVCKKIAQKKLNNEKKLEMKCKDLAKSARIINMLKQCDKKKSEKESKSSEKDKKPTKEKKQDVKSKVKSSEKKKNVKKEKSKSNHKPDKSKSKEKKEQKNTKKKSSKQGEKKEIKGKKPKREGKKKSETKSSTKKGPKNEKVKKHKEQECEDDKKMQKKGAKSIKKKEKQKKNKTKNADQKAKDEKVMKKKHKEQECVDDKKMQKKGSKSIKKNEKQKPHKTKNADQKLKKAGSPKLKKKEKLRKGKDRDDECMEDSKSQKKSTKSIKKKVKEQVSKSKSSDKKLQKAKPVSKKSGKGKKNKEKSQKDKQKSKKDKKPSKTKSKGTKEKDQKVKSVSKKSGKDKKDKKPRKDKCEKDKKKSKKDAKPIKNKDQKSKDGKKRSQKVKSGSKNDHKKKHNKKSEKDKGLKDTKKSKKSTKPIKSKLKEKIQKSKDINKKPHSTKVSKKTKGTDKACKKGKKGKGNVKSNPLDEICESLQNEKNVSSEKGKSRYLQKLEKCMNSQWADICRIRKIFSKEEQERLARAHDCLSDQIKAICKKTSLK; translated from the coding sequence ATGCAAAAGGAAACTGATGCAAAAGAGCTTAAGGCCCATGAGTTGAAATGTATGGAACAGCACAAGAATGCATGGGCGAAAGAAATGGAATGTTTGAATAAAAAAGATAAGAAGTTAATGGAAAGTATGATGGAGTGTTTATCAAATGGCATGAGAATCGTATGCAAAAAAATTGCTCAGAAAAAGTTGAATAATGAGAAAAAGCTTGAAATGAAGTGTAAAGATTTGGCTAAAAGTGCGAGGATCATTAATATGTTAAAGCAGTGCGACAAGAAGAAATCTGAGAAGGAGAGTAAAAGTAGTGAGAAAGataaaaaaccaacaaaagaaaaaaaacaagatgtgaaatcaaaagtgaaaagctcggagaaaaaaaagaatgtaaaaaaggaaaaaagtaAATCTAATCATAAACCAGATAAGAGTAAGtcgaaagaaaagaaagaacagaagaatacaaaaaagaagTCGAGTAAACAAGgtgagaaaaaagaaataaagggAAAGAAACCAAAACGTGAGGGCAAGAAAAAATCAGAAACTAAAAGCTCAACCAAAAAAGGTCCAAAGAATGAAAAGGTAAAGAAACATAAGGAACAAGAATGTGAGGATgataaaaaaatgcaaaagaaaggTGCGAAGTccattaaaaagaaagaaaaacaaaagaaaaataaaaccaagAATGCTGATCAAAAGGCAAAGGATGAAAAGGTAATGAAAAAGAAACATAAGGAACAAGAATGTGTGGATgataaaaaaatgcaaaagaaaggTTCGAAGTCCattaaaaagaatgaaaaacaaaagcctcataaaaccaaaaatgctGATCAAAAATTGAAGAAAGCTGGTAGTCCAAAGTTGAAAAAGAAGGAAAAGTTAAGAAAAGGCAAGGACCGAGACGATGAATGCATGGAAGACAGTAAAAGTCAAAAGAAATCtactaaatcaataaaaaagaaagttaAAGAACAAGTtagtaaaagcaaaagttccgataaaaaattgcaaaaggcAAAACCGGTTAGTAAAAAGTCCGGAAAGGGGAAGAAAAACAAGGAAAAAAGCCAGAAAGATAAACAGAAGTCAAAGAAAGATAAGAAACCATCTAAGACTAAGAGCAAAGGTACCAAGGAAAAAGATCAGAAAGTAAAGTCAGTTAGTAAAAAATCTGGAAAGGATAAGAAGGATAAGAAACCCCGCAAGGACAAATGCGAGAAAGATAAGAAAAAGTCCAAGAAAGATGcgaaaccaattaaaaataaagatcaGAAAAGCAAAGATGGTAAAAAAAGATCGCAGAAAGTAAAGTCTGGTAGTAAAAATGATcataaaaagaaacacaatAAGAAAAGCGAGAAGGACAAAGGCTtgaaagatacaaaaaaatcgaagaaAAGTACGAAACCCATAAAAAGCAAGCTAAAAGAGAAAATTCAGAAAAGCAAAGACATCAACAAAAAACCGCATAGTACAAAAGTcagtaaaaaaacaaaaggcacaGACAAAGCCTGTAAGAAAGGTAAGAAAGGAAAGGGAAACGTGAAATCAAATCCTCTTGATGAAATATGTGAGtctttgcaaaatgaaaaaaatgtgtcTTCCGAAAAGGGCAAAAGTcgatatttgcaaaaattagAAAAGTGTATGAACAGTCAATGGGCCGATATTTGTAGAATtcgtaaaatattttcaaaagaagAGCAAGAAAGACTTGCACGTGCGCATGACTGTCTTTCTGATCAGATCAAGGCAATTTGTAAAAAAACAAGtcttaaatga